One Nostoc sp. UHCC 0302 DNA window includes the following coding sequences:
- a CDS encoding type II toxin-antitoxin system VapC family toxin, with product MQFVLDCSVAISWCLVDENNDYANTILAIMPNSEAFVPGIWSLEIANTLAVAERRNRMTKEQSEQAIALLQSLLIQVDQVTDAKALDATLKLARQESLAATQLI from the coding sequence ATGCAGTTTGTTTTAGATTGTTCTGTAGCAATTAGCTGGTGCTTGGTGGATGAAAACAATGATTATGCTAATACCATACTGGCAATAATGCCAAATTCTGAAGCTTTTGTACCAGGAATTTGGTCTTTGGAGATTGCTAATACCCTTGCCGTGGCTGAACGACGTAACCGTATGACCAAGGAACAATCTGAGCAAGCTATTGCTTTGTTACAGTCACTATTAATTCAGGTTGATCAAGTTACGGATGCAAAGGCATTGGATGCAACCTTGAAGCTAGCACGACAGGAAAGTTTAGCAGCGACGCAGCTTATTTAG
- a CDS encoding AAA-like domain-containing protein → MHLDSILQIVNRKLLETQHRPLNSTEILILRGTWQYHTYSQIAQEQGYSSGYFTNVVAPELCRRLSEIIGVRVTKKNCRALLETYAATQAASETKLLWQHNTGNSFETNQDMSPSFPSGSVPLKSPFYIEHFPVERQAYAEITKPGALVRIKAPKEMGKTSLLLRMLEHANQIGYRTVSLNLEQIDQDFLSDPNRFLRWLCANISLQLQLEPKLDDYWDEDIGSKVSCTLYFQSYLLKQIDIPLVLALDEVNQIFEHPQVAKEFLPLLRSWYEEAKRSPIWQKLRLIVVHSTDIYVPLQFHQSPFNVGLPVQLTNFNLEQVQKLAHCYGLDWAEGQGARQLMDMVEGHPALVNLALYHLKRGELTLPQLLKAAPTSTGIYQHHLQRHWATLQEQPELAIALGTIMSATEPMPLEPILAYKLSSMGLIKLDNNKAMPSCQLYRQYFQPKFLDKGRQVLLENLDN, encoded by the coding sequence ATGCACCTCGATTCTATACTTCAAATTGTTAACCGCAAGCTGCTTGAAACTCAACACCGTCCCCTTAACTCCACAGAAATTCTAATTCTGCGGGGTACATGGCAGTATCATACCTATAGCCAAATTGCCCAAGAGCAAGGTTATAGCTCTGGCTACTTTACTAATGTCGTGGCCCCTGAGCTGTGCCGCCGACTTAGTGAAATTATTGGTGTGCGTGTTACCAAAAAAAATTGTCGGGCGCTACTGGAGACATATGCTGCTACACAAGCTGCATCTGAGACAAAACTGCTTTGGCAACATAATACGGGTAACTCTTTTGAAACTAACCAAGATATGTCGCCTAGCTTTCCTAGTGGTTCAGTTCCTCTTAAGTCCCCTTTTTACATTGAACATTTTCCTGTTGAGAGACAGGCTTATGCAGAAATCACTAAACCAGGAGCTTTAGTACGGATTAAAGCTCCCAAGGAAATGGGTAAAACCTCGCTACTACTGAGGATGCTGGAACACGCTAATCAGATAGGCTACCGCACAGTTAGCCTAAATCTAGAGCAAATTGACCAAGACTTTTTGAGCGATCCAAATCGATTTTTGCGCTGGCTTTGTGCTAACATCAGCCTTCAGCTTCAGCTAGAACCGAAGCTAGACGATTATTGGGATGAAGATATTGGCAGCAAAGTCAGCTGTACCCTCTACTTCCAAAGCTATTTGTTAAAACAAATTGACATTCCTCTTGTCTTGGCATTAGACGAGGTAAATCAAATATTTGAGCATCCTCAAGTAGCAAAAGAATTTTTACCCTTATTGCGTTCATGGTACGAAGAAGCAAAACGATCGCCCATTTGGCAAAAGCTGCGTCTGATTGTAGTGCACTCAACTGACATTTATGTTCCCCTCCAGTTTCATCAGTCCCCTTTCAACGTGGGTTTACCAGTTCAGCTAACTAACTTCAACCTTGAGCAAGTGCAGAAGTTAGCCCACTGCTATGGACTTGATTGGGCTGAGGGACAAGGAGCCAGACAACTTATGGATATGGTTGAGGGACATCCAGCATTAGTTAACTTAGCACTTTACCATCTCAAGCGTGGTGAACTAACTCTTCCGCAATTATTAAAAGCTGCCCCAACATCAACTGGGATTTATCAGCATCACTTACAACGTCACTGGGCAACCTTGCAAGAGCAGCCTGAATTAGCGATCGCTCTTGGTACTATTATGAGTGCCACTGAACCTATGCCATTAGAACCTATTCTGGCTTACAAGTTAAGTAGTATGGGGCTGATTAAGTTAGATAACAATAAAGCAATGCCTAGCTGCCAGTTATATCGCCAGTATTTTCAGCCTAAGTTCCTTGATAAAGGCAGACAAGTATTGCTGGAAAACTTAGATAATTGA
- a CDS encoding thylakoid membrane photosystem I accumulation factor, whose translation MNSRKFLFLHTQIADWRRLLSKCLLILVVCLFVIGMQPASAGIKDDVYEGNIFVVFAGNGSLVPAKQTLAQALEQHRPTMLAFYVDDSSDCKKYAIVISRVQEFYGRAVEIIPVNVDTILPKQTYKPTEPGYYYSEGVPQVVVFNQSGEVVLNKKGQVPYEEIDDRLREVFDLLPRTESVQLKRRAFNEYSSELAK comes from the coding sequence ATGAATAGTAGAAAGTTTCTTTTTTTACATACCCAAATTGCTGATTGGCGAAGATTGCTATCGAAATGCCTGTTAATACTTGTTGTTTGTCTGTTCGTTATAGGTATGCAACCTGCATCTGCTGGTATTAAGGATGATGTATATGAAGGCAACATTTTTGTGGTTTTTGCTGGCAATGGTTCACTGGTTCCTGCTAAACAGACTCTTGCACAGGCGTTAGAGCAGCATAGACCCACAATGTTAGCCTTTTATGTGGATGACAGCAGCGATTGCAAAAAATATGCCATTGTTATTTCACGGGTACAGGAATTCTATGGTCGAGCAGTAGAGATTATCCCTGTGAATGTAGATACAATCTTGCCTAAACAAACATACAAGCCCACAGAACCAGGATATTACTATTCTGAGGGTGTTCCGCAAGTCGTGGTGTTTAATCAGTCAGGTGAAGTAGTCTTGAATAAAAAGGGTCAAGTCCCATATGAAGAGATAGACGATCGCTTACGGGAAGTGTTTGATTTATTACCTCGTACAGAATCAGTGCAGTTAAAGCGACGCGCCTTTAATGAGTACAGTAGTGAATTAGCCAAATGA
- a CDS encoding type 1 glutamine amidotransferase: MSSQDLELTIGWLYPTLMSTYGDRGNVITIERRAQWRGYDVKVLPLDQNTTAADIKSVDVIVGGGAQDRQQEIVMRDLQGAKADAMREKIENGTPGVFTCGSPQLLGHYYEPGFGQRIEGLGILDLVSVHPGENTRRCIGNLVIEVTASRLARDLAEMTGSKAYLVGFENHGGRTKLGKVEALGRVVYGLGNNGEDGTEGAFYQNAIATYSHGPLLPKNPFVADWLIQTALRLKYQEPITLQSLDDSLAVQAREAMFKRLKVSLPATAARV; this comes from the coding sequence ATGAGTTCTCAAGATTTAGAATTAACAATCGGTTGGCTATATCCGACCTTGATGAGTACCTACGGCGATCGCGGTAATGTGATCACAATCGAACGTCGCGCACAGTGGCGGGGATATGATGTTAAAGTGTTACCCCTGGATCAAAATACCACGGCCGCAGATATTAAATCGGTAGATGTCATAGTGGGTGGTGGCGCACAAGACCGTCAGCAAGAAATTGTGATGCGTGATTTGCAAGGTGCGAAAGCCGATGCAATGCGGGAGAAGATTGAAAACGGAACTCCGGGAGTGTTTACCTGTGGTTCACCGCAACTACTAGGACACTATTATGAACCAGGATTTGGTCAGCGGATTGAAGGATTAGGAATACTTGATTTAGTTTCTGTGCATCCTGGGGAAAATACTCGGCGCTGTATTGGGAATTTAGTGATTGAAGTGACAGCATCTCGTCTAGCACGAGATTTGGCAGAAATGACAGGTAGTAAAGCTTATCTAGTTGGCTTTGAAAATCACGGCGGACGCACCAAATTAGGGAAAGTGGAAGCATTGGGGCGAGTGGTGTACGGCTTAGGAAATAATGGTGAAGATGGTACAGAGGGAGCATTTTATCAGAATGCGATCGCAACTTATTCTCACGGGCCATTGTTACCAAAAAATCCCTTTGTCGCCGATTGGTTAATTCAAACAGCACTACGGCTAAAGTATCAAGAGCCTATTACATTGCAATCTTTAGATGATAGCCTTGCTGTACAAGCAAGAGAAGCGATGTTTAAGCGGTTGAAAGTAAGTTTGCCTGCTACTGCGGCTAGGGTTTAA
- a CDS encoding choice-of-anchor Q domain-containing protein, with amino-acid sequence MSTFSVTNTNDSGIGSLRQAVLNANAQTGRDIISFKGVFDDKIADTITLGGSSLSITDDLEIRGKGTNSLYISGDNASHVFEISSGVTVEIEGLIIANGYNSEFTGGIYNQGILSISNSLIRDNSGYFGGGIYNTGNLTVKDTTITNNLGYLGAAIYNEGTLTVSNSSINNNYVLSQGTGSGIYNSSGIVTVDNSTISDNGGGTDGGGIYNSSGILTVNHSTIQDNKALYDGGGVYNSGVFTVANSTINNNQITITNNGGGGIYNSGEAIVNNSTISGNEAEIGGGIYNESTITVKNSTITLNTAYNYYGGGSAGGIHNSNSGNATIENSIVAGNFDNYDKDLTNTTNPDVFGNFNSNGYNLIGDLRGSKGFSTNEKLNVPIEKLLDTTLQDNGGLVKTHALVSGSPAINAGNNADIPFDVTDIDKDGNTTEQVPFDQRGSGYQRISGTRVDIGAYEAVVANVINGTAARETIYGTAGNDIITGHQGRDIISGGKGADTFVYESICDMGDTITDFQVGIDKIELRQVFQSLNLNKLNFASALSLGYLRFQAQGNNTQVWIDPDGSSGKGRAVKFLNLNNVTPSSVKNPNNFGFS; translated from the coding sequence ATGTCTACATTTAGTGTTACTAACACCAATGACAGTGGTATTGGCTCTTTACGGCAAGCAGTTCTGAATGCTAATGCTCAAACAGGAAGAGACATCATCAGTTTTAAGGGAGTATTCGACGATAAAATCGCTGATACTATTACTCTCGGTGGTAGTAGTTTGAGCATTACAGATGACCTTGAAATTAGGGGTAAAGGTACGAACTCACTATATATTAGTGGTGACAATGCATCTCATGTCTTTGAGATTAGCAGTGGTGTCACTGTTGAGATAGAAGGGTTAATTATTGCTAATGGCTATAATTCTGAATTCACTGGTGGCATCTATAATCAAGGCATTCTCAGCATAAGTAATAGCCTCATCAGGGATAATTCCGGTTATTTTGGCGGTGGCATCTATAACACTGGTAACCTTACAGTGAAAGACACTACTATAACCAATAACTTAGGATATCTTGGAGCTGCCATTTACAATGAAGGCACGCTTACAGTAAGTAATAGCAGCATTAATAATAACTATGTTTTGTCCCAGGGGACTGGCAGTGGCATCTATAATTCTTCTGGCATTGTAACTGTGGACAACAGTACCATCAGCGATAACGGTGGAGGTACGGATGGAGGCGGCATTTACAATTCTTCTGGTATTCTGACTGTGAATCACAGTACCATCCAAGATAACAAGGCATTATACGACGGTGGTGGGGTTTATAATTCTGGAGTTTTCACAGTTGCTAACAGTACCATTAATAATAATCAGATAACAATAACTAATAACGGTGGTGGTGGTATTTACAACTCTGGTGAAGCGATCGTGAATAATAGTACCATCAGTGGCAATGAAGCAGAAATTGGTGGTGGGATCTACAATGAAAGCACAATTACAGTCAAAAATAGCACTATCACGCTAAACACTGCTTACAACTACTATGGGGGAGGTAGTGCTGGTGGCATACATAACTCTAACTCTGGTAATGCCACAATAGAAAACAGTATCGTTGCTGGCAACTTTGATAACTACGATAAGGATTTAACTAACACCACTAACCCTGACGTTTTTGGCAATTTTAACAGCAACGGCTATAACCTCATTGGCGACCTCCGCGGCAGTAAAGGCTTCAGTACCAACGAAAAGTTAAACGTTCCGATAGAAAAATTGCTGGATACCACCTTGCAAGACAATGGCGGCTTAGTCAAAACCCATGCCCTTGTCTCAGGTAGCCCCGCTATTAACGCAGGCAACAATGCAGATATACCTTTTGATGTTACAGATATAGATAAAGATGGCAACACCACAGAACAAGTACCCTTTGACCAACGGGGTTCTGGCTATCAACGCATCTCTGGGACTCGCGTAGATATTGGTGCTTATGAAGCAGTAGTTGCTAATGTTATTAATGGAACTGCTGCTCGTGAAACCATTTACGGCACTGCTGGCAATGACATCATCACTGGCCACCAAGGACGAGATATTATCTCTGGTGGCAAAGGTGCAGATACATTCGTATATGAAAGTATTTGTGATATGGGCGATACTATAACCGACTTTCAAGTTGGCATAGACAAGATTGAGCTGCGGCAAGTTTTCCAGAGTTTAAATTTGAATAAGTTGAACTTTGCCTCTGCACTTTCTCTTGGTTACTTGCGCTTTCAGGCCCAAGGAAATAATACCCAAGTCTGGATTGACCCAGATGGTTCATCTGGTAAAGGTCGTGCAGTCAAGTTTCTTAACTTGAACAATGTCACTCCGAGTTCTGTGAAAAACCCGAATAATTTTGGCTTTTCGTAA
- a CDS encoding acetamidase/formamidase family protein — protein sequence MTHHILKATKETVHLGGFSHQLKPAVTVDSGDTIDVETYTGYYVHDQAPAEFLTPEFLDICQNLAPERKVAGGPHLLTGPIYVKDAEPGDVLEVKLEAIAPRLPVGFNAIRKGWGALPYQFDQPALRFIPLDLKNNIAEFPAGSGIKIPLKPFFGILGVATPETSRTSVPPGAYGGNIDNRELQAGSRVFLPIFIPGALFSIGDGHSAQGDGEVNVTAIETSMNGRITLKLRKDLQLTTPIAETPTHIITMGFAQTLDEALELALKNMIDFLERFVNLSPEDAYVLCSLAVNFHITQVVNSPQKGVHGMLSKSILSKGITADFI from the coding sequence ATGACTCACCATATTTTAAAAGCTACAAAAGAAACTGTACACCTGGGCGGTTTCTCCCATCAGCTAAAACCAGCAGTTACTGTAGATTCTGGCGATACAATTGATGTGGAAACTTACACTGGTTACTATGTGCATGACCAAGCACCAGCAGAGTTTCTCACCCCAGAATTTCTTGATATCTGTCAAAATCTAGCACCAGAACGCAAAGTTGCTGGGGGGCCGCATTTACTCACAGGGCCAATTTACGTCAAAGATGCTGAACCAGGAGATGTTTTAGAAGTAAAATTAGAAGCGATCGCACCTCGTTTACCTGTAGGCTTCAATGCAATTCGTAAAGGTTGGGGAGCTTTACCATATCAGTTTGATCAACCTGCTTTAAGATTCATTCCCCTTGATTTAAAAAATAATATTGCTGAATTTCCTGCGGGTAGTGGCATAAAAATTCCCCTTAAACCATTTTTTGGTATTCTTGGTGTCGCTACCCCAGAAACATCTCGCACCTCTGTTCCCCCTGGTGCTTATGGCGGTAATATTGACAATCGCGAACTACAAGCCGGTTCTCGCGTATTTCTACCTATTTTTATTCCAGGTGCGTTATTTTCTATCGGTGATGGTCATTCAGCGCAGGGAGATGGTGAAGTAAATGTCACTGCCATAGAAACATCGATGAACGGTAGAATCACACTCAAGCTTCGCAAAGATTTGCAACTGACAACGCCAATTGCAGAAACTCCAACGCATATCATCACAATGGGGTTTGCTCAAACCTTAGATGAAGCCTTAGAATTAGCTTTAAAAAATATGATTGATTTTCTGGAACGTTTCGTAAATTTGTCTCCAGAAGATGCTTATGTGTTATGTAGTTTAGCCGTGAACTTTCACATTACTCAAGTTGTGAACAGTCCCCAAAAAGGTGTGCATGGTATGCTATCCAAATCAATATTATCCAAGGGGATTACAGCGGATTTCATTTGA
- a CDS encoding Mur ligase family protein, with product MGNKIKLIDRLRLGFAVSAAKSVTFLVRSLRLGAASVLPGSIARRIEPRLLELLSQQVKNGVILIAGTNGKTTTSLLLKTILERKGYRVAHNSTGANLENGLMTALLESTSLVGTLDVDYAILEVDENIVPKILKPLQPRIILCLNLFRDQLDRYGEVDTISKRWTKVISTLPPETVVIPNADDPTLSHLGQQLPQRVLFFGLNEPENYLEAIPHAVDSIYCPKCGHSLDYKGVYLSHLGDFTCPSCGFSKSKPTLESSQWQQILVGLYNKYNTLAAVTAAQELGVDEATIKDTINNFQAAFGRTEDLVINGKRVRILLSKNPVGTNETIRVVNQSTDKTTLLVLNDRTPDGTDVSWIWDVDTEKLVQRGGTLVVSGDRVYDMALRLRYSQNSAQTTNLNLIVEEDLRQAIATALEHTPEDETLHILPTYSAMLEVREVLTGRKIL from the coding sequence GTGGGAAACAAAATAAAACTTATAGATAGACTACGACTTGGTTTTGCGGTATCAGCAGCAAAAAGTGTGACGTTTTTGGTGCGATCGCTGCGTTTGGGTGCTGCTAGTGTATTACCAGGCTCGATTGCTCGTCGCATTGAACCCCGACTCTTAGAATTATTGAGTCAGCAGGTGAAAAACGGGGTGATTTTAATTGCTGGGACTAATGGCAAAACCACTACATCACTGCTTTTAAAAACGATTTTAGAACGTAAAGGTTACCGTGTTGCTCATAATTCAACAGGGGCAAATCTAGAAAATGGCTTGATGACGGCGTTGTTAGAAAGCACCAGCTTGGTGGGAACGCTGGATGTTGATTACGCCATTTTGGAGGTTGATGAGAATATTGTACCGAAGATATTGAAACCTCTCCAGCCACGAATCATTCTCTGTTTAAACTTATTCCGTGACCAACTCGACAGGTACGGAGAAGTCGACACAATTAGCAAGCGTTGGACAAAAGTCATCTCTACCCTACCACCAGAAACGGTTGTAATTCCTAACGCTGACGACCCAACTTTATCTCACCTCGGTCAGCAGTTACCCCAACGAGTATTATTCTTTGGTTTGAACGAACCTGAAAACTATCTTGAGGCAATTCCTCACGCTGTCGATTCTATTTATTGTCCTAAATGTGGACACTCTTTAGATTACAAAGGTGTCTATTTGTCTCATTTAGGCGATTTCACTTGTCCCAGTTGCGGCTTTAGCAAAAGTAAACCGACTCTCGAAAGCAGCCAATGGCAACAAATTCTCGTTGGTTTGTACAACAAATATAATACTTTAGCTGCTGTTACTGCTGCTCAAGAGTTAGGAGTTGATGAAGCTACAATTAAAGATACAATTAACAATTTTCAAGCAGCTTTTGGGCGTACTGAAGATTTAGTAATTAACGGTAAACGAGTACGAATTCTGTTATCAAAAAATCCTGTAGGGACGAATGAAACCATTCGCGTGGTGAATCAAAGTACAGATAAAACTACTCTGTTGGTGTTGAACGATCGCACACCTGATGGCACTGATGTATCCTGGATTTGGGATGTTGATACAGAAAAATTAGTACAAAGGGGAGGAACTTTAGTCGTTAGTGGTGACCGAGTTTATGATATGGCACTACGTCTACGCTATAGTCAAAACTCTGCTCAGACTACTAACTTAAATTTGATTGTAGAAGAAGATTTGCGGCAAGCGATCGCTACCGCATTAGAGCATACTCCAGAAGATGAGACTTTGCACATTCTGCCTACTTATTCAGCCATGCTGGAAGTACGAGAAGTTTTGACTGGGAGGAAGATTCTTTAA
- a CDS encoding S8 family peptidase produces the protein MVESSQGFPHIQLRLTTEGRAASPPGGGAKKNSITLVNLGNRQGHGGKLKGSVDSLIFDWQDTQEKREQEGKPPLTEKSKPIILKIDPIAFDVEDLRKYGIEVIAELEDGYIIGASANDPEFSKLQKKIEQFIKAERGGNKIAEIWEILNGTRRPEYILSPELLNEWEEISDDKIFIVDVGISCIGTKSQFSDYPEPKSNETDERYTRRLREWINKRDSTYQQWDDIKSEREDDFTDFVQGYQGEIFNIIDGHIPNSAQLPDSFSCRIKISGKGLKDLVLNFPYIFDVSLPDDLAEFVEPEALSDVDNIDFQLEPPESNAPNVCVIDSGIQESHFLLKAAIDSQSSRSWIPGETHITSDYYGNGGHGTRVAGAVLYPRTIPRNGKEKSICWIQNARVLDANCQLPKQLFPPNLLGEVVKIYHEQTKTRIFNHCIAGSVPCRTQYMSAWAATIDNLTWAEDILFIVAAGNLPSEGGKTGSTRLSVKEHLAANRPYPDYLLEDSCRIANPAQSFQALTVGSIALNYYHQFPYSSISQKDQPSAFSCSGLGIWKTIKPEVVEYGGDFVIDEGTPPNITYPQNVCPELVRSTLNGGPAIAADNVGTSFSVPKVSHIAARLAANLPNDNCLLYRALIVQSARWPEWTVADDVNKLHVLRKIGYGLPNVDRALGNAPNRITLMTTGERRIVAKQAHIYQVKLPEKLRSQGEAFKILLEVTLSYKAQPRRTRRNRRKYLSTWLDWECSKKGEDPELFKARVLKEFDAPEDAEKGEGLFKWMLGKQNNHGIIKGVSRSAGTLQKDWTVVNSFELTEAFSIAVVGHEGWNNDPEASVPYSLVVSFEAIQADIPIYTSIVEAQVETEVQTEIQI, from the coding sequence GAGGAGGAGCAAAAAAGAATTCCATAACACTCGTTAATCTGGGTAATCGCCAGGGACATGGAGGTAAACTCAAAGGTTCGGTTGACTCCTTAATATTTGATTGGCAAGATACTCAAGAAAAACGTGAGCAAGAAGGAAAGCCACCACTTACCGAAAAATCTAAACCTATCATTTTAAAGATAGATCCTATTGCTTTCGATGTAGAGGATCTGAGAAAGTATGGTATTGAGGTTATTGCTGAATTAGAAGATGGATATATTATTGGGGCTTCTGCCAATGATCCAGAATTTAGTAAACTACAAAAAAAGATAGAACAATTTATTAAGGCAGAGCGAGGTGGTAATAAAATTGCCGAAATATGGGAAATTTTGAATGGAACTAGAAGACCAGAATACATTTTATCACCAGAATTACTTAATGAATGGGAAGAAATTAGTGACGATAAAATTTTTATAGTAGATGTGGGAATCTCATGCATAGGTACTAAGTCTCAATTTTCTGATTATCCAGAACCAAAATCTAATGAAACTGATGAAAGATATACTAGACGGCTTAGGGAGTGGATAAACAAACGTGATTCAACATACCAACAATGGGATGATATAAAGTCAGAAAGAGAAGATGATTTTACAGATTTTGTTCAAGGATATCAAGGAGAAATTTTCAATATTATTGATGGTCATATTCCTAATTCTGCTCAACTACCAGATAGTTTTTCTTGCAGAATTAAAATTTCTGGTAAGGGTTTAAAAGATTTAGTTTTAAATTTTCCGTATATTTTTGATGTCAGTTTACCTGATGATCTAGCTGAATTTGTTGAGCCTGAAGCTTTATCAGATGTTGATAATATCGATTTTCAACTAGAGCCACCAGAATCAAATGCTCCTAATGTATGTGTTATTGATAGTGGTATTCAAGAAAGTCATTTTCTTTTAAAAGCAGCGATTGATTCACAAAGCTCAAGGTCTTGGATACCAGGAGAAACTCATATAACTTCTGACTATTATGGCAACGGTGGACATGGAACTAGAGTAGCTGGTGCGGTTCTTTACCCCAGGACTATACCCCGCAATGGCAAGGAAAAATCTATTTGTTGGATTCAAAATGCAAGAGTTCTGGATGCTAACTGTCAACTACCTAAACAGCTATTTCCTCCCAATCTTCTAGGTGAAGTTGTAAAAATTTACCATGAGCAAACAAAAACAAGAATTTTTAATCATTGTATTGCTGGGTCTGTTCCCTGCCGAACCCAATATATGAGTGCTTGGGCAGCAACGATTGATAATCTAACATGGGCTGAGGATATCCTGTTTATTGTCGCAGCTGGTAATTTACCTTCCGAAGGCGGGAAAACAGGCTCTACAAGATTATCTGTGAAAGAACATCTGGCAGCTAATCGACCGTATCCAGATTATCTGTTGGAGGATTCATGTAGAATTGCTAACCCTGCACAAAGCTTTCAAGCTTTAACAGTTGGTTCAATTGCTCTAAATTATTACCATCAATTTCCCTATTCTTCTATCTCACAGAAAGATCAGCCTTCAGCCTTTTCATGCTCTGGATTGGGAATTTGGAAGACGATTAAGCCAGAAGTAGTTGAATATGGTGGGGATTTTGTTATAGACGAAGGTACACCACCTAACATTACATATCCTCAAAATGTTTGTCCTGAATTAGTGCGTTCAACATTGAATGGTGGGCCTGCAATTGCTGCCGATAATGTGGGAACATCATTTTCAGTACCAAAAGTAAGCCATATTGCTGCGCGTCTAGCAGCTAATTTACCTAATGATAATTGCCTTCTTTACCGTGCATTAATAGTTCAATCAGCAAGGTGGCCTGAATGGACAGTGGCAGACGATGTTAATAAATTGCACGTTCTTCGTAAAATTGGTTATGGTCTTCCCAATGTTGATCGTGCTTTGGGTAATGCTCCCAATAGAATCACTTTGATGACAACAGGAGAGCGCCGCATTGTAGCTAAACAAGCTCATATTTACCAAGTAAAACTGCCAGAAAAATTACGTTCTCAAGGAGAGGCATTTAAGATTCTTCTGGAGGTTACTTTATCATACAAAGCCCAACCACGTCGAACCCGTAGAAATCGTCGAAAATATCTTTCAACTTGGCTTGATTGGGAATGTAGTAAAAAAGGAGAAGATCCAGAACTTTTTAAAGCTAGAGTTTTGAAAGAGTTTGATGCTCCAGAAGATGCGGAGAAGGGAGAAGGTCTTTTTAAATGGATGCTCGGCAAACAAAATAATCACGGAATAATTAAAGGTGTATCTAGAAGTGCAGGAACTCTTCAAAAGGATTGGACAGTTGTAAATTCATTTGAACTTACCGAGGCATTTTCTATTGCAGTTGTTGGACATGAAGGTTGGAACAATGATCCAGAGGCTAGCGTTCCATACTCTTTAGTTGTAAGTTTTGAAGCAATACAAGCTGATATTCCAATTTATACGTCTATTGTTGAGGCTCAAGTTGAAACAGAGGTTCAGACAGAGATACAAATTTAA